A genome region from Mesorhizobium sp. B2-1-8 includes the following:
- a CDS encoding adenylate/guanylate cyclase domain-containing protein: MSTAQAEISTILMDKVADWLTQSALAGNELETLVKGFCERLAAAGLPLKRVHLSFSMLHPLYDALGFTWIRGQGMEVEGFRKKDGVHSDRFLTSPYYYLLSNKLDHLRRRLDPSVPTEFPVFDELRLMGVTDYMAFVHPFNGNTSQGMIGSWSTDSASGFSESMISALLRIQNHLAIATKMAVLTKLADNMMTTYLGGDAGRRVLDGQIKRGEGDTIRAALVMADMRGSTRLAETSGREIYIDTLNQFFDAIATPFNRKGGQIMSFIGDGFIAVYPCERHRSHSETACQSALAAAHKATARMVDLNLRRKEKGLSDIKFGIGLHVGNVMFGNVGLTDRLTFSVFGSAVNEVQRLQTLTKKYPHRVLASKDFASYCGASSWLTLGSEELAGIKQKLTVLSPDLSGALALDEDGALEPIYDRRSEAEQVMLLHRDAARQSAGDPRKLQ; this comes from the coding sequence ATGAGCACGGCGCAAGCAGAAATTTCCACAATTCTCATGGATAAGGTTGCCGACTGGCTGACTCAGTCGGCGCTGGCGGGCAATGAGCTGGAAACATTGGTAAAGGGGTTTTGCGAACGGCTGGCTGCTGCCGGCCTGCCACTGAAGCGGGTGCATTTGAGCTTTTCGATGCTTCATCCGCTTTATGACGCGCTTGGCTTCACCTGGATTCGCGGCCAAGGCATGGAAGTGGAAGGCTTCCGCAAAAAGGACGGCGTTCATTCTGACAGGTTCCTGACCAGCCCATACTACTATCTGCTCAGCAACAAGCTCGACCATCTGCGGCGCCGGCTCGACCCGTCGGTCCCGACGGAATTTCCTGTTTTCGATGAACTCAGGCTTATGGGCGTGACCGATTACATGGCTTTCGTCCATCCCTTCAACGGCAATACCAGTCAGGGCATGATCGGGTCCTGGTCCACCGACAGTGCTTCAGGTTTCAGCGAGAGCATGATTTCGGCGCTGCTGCGTATCCAAAACCATCTCGCCATCGCAACCAAAATGGCGGTGCTCACCAAGTTGGCCGACAACATGATGACCACTTATCTCGGCGGCGACGCCGGCAGACGCGTGCTGGACGGCCAGATCAAGCGCGGCGAGGGCGACACAATCCGGGCCGCACTGGTCATGGCCGATATGCGCGGGTCAACAAGGCTTGCCGAAACTTCCGGCCGCGAAATCTACATCGATACGCTGAACCAGTTTTTCGATGCCATTGCTACACCTTTCAATCGCAAAGGCGGGCAGATCATGAGTTTCATAGGCGATGGCTTCATTGCCGTCTACCCTTGCGAAAGACATCGCTCGCATTCCGAGACCGCCTGCCAGTCTGCTCTGGCGGCAGCGCACAAGGCCACTGCGCGCATGGTGGATCTCAATCTGCGAAGGAAGGAAAAGGGGTTGTCCGACATAAAATTTGGCATCGGCCTGCATGTCGGCAACGTGATGTTCGGCAATGTCGGGCTTACCGACCGGCTCACATTCTCTGTCTTCGGCTCGGCTGTAAACGAGGTCCAGCGCCTCCAGACCCTGACCAAGAAATATCCGCACCGCGTTCTCGCCAGCAAAGACTTCGCCAGCTATTGCGGCGCCAGCAGCTGGCTGACGCTCGGCAGCGAGGAACTGGCGGGGATCAAGCAGAAGCTGACGGTGCTTTCACCCGATCTGTCGGGCGCTCTCGCACTCGATGAAGACGGTGCGCTGGAGCCGATTTACGACCGGAGATCGGAGGCCGAGCAGGTCATGCTGCTTCATCGCGATGCCGCACGGCAGTCGGCGGGCGACCCGAGGAAGCTCCAGTAG
- a CDS encoding class I SAM-dependent methyltransferase produces MDVTQPRNAGMDGHEQALDLTRGIAAYVKNPLVAGLARVIAKHPNADIANAFNHKQVACKMWALDRLFESCGGRFGRIWVLGGWYGVLPAMLFNDARFDIAAVDSIDIDPEVAPVARTLNREAGDRFRALTADMYALDYAAERPDLTVNTSCEHIADLRAWLALLPLGTNVLLQSNDYFSEPTHVNCVASLAAFEAMAALRQVRFSGELPTKNYTRFMLIGTV; encoded by the coding sequence ATGGATGTCACGCAACCGCGCAATGCCGGCATGGACGGGCACGAGCAAGCCTTGGACCTCACCCGAGGAATTGCGGCCTATGTCAAAAACCCTCTCGTGGCAGGGCTGGCGCGCGTCATCGCCAAGCACCCGAACGCCGATATCGCCAACGCCTTCAATCACAAACAGGTCGCCTGCAAGATGTGGGCGCTCGATAGGCTGTTCGAAAGCTGCGGCGGCCGGTTCGGGCGCATATGGGTTCTGGGTGGTTGGTATGGCGTGTTGCCGGCAATGCTTTTCAACGATGCCCGCTTCGACATCGCGGCGGTCGATAGCATCGACATCGATCCCGAAGTCGCGCCCGTCGCCCGGACCCTCAATCGGGAAGCCGGCGACCGGTTCCGGGCGCTGACGGCAGATATGTATGCACTCGACTATGCGGCCGAGCGGCCCGACCTGACGGTCAATACGAGCTGCGAACATATAGCCGATCTGCGCGCCTGGCTTGCTCTGCTTCCGCTGGGCACGAATGTTCTGCTGCAATCGAACGATTATTTCAGCGAGCCGACGCACGTCAACTGCGTGGCTTCGCTGGCAGCCTTCGAAGCAATGGCGGCGCTACGGCAGGTGCGGTTCTCCGGCGAACTGCCGACAAAAAATTATACGCGCTTCATGCTGATCGGAACTGTCTAA
- a CDS encoding polysaccharide deacetylase family protein translates to MTSSDRIWQPLVEELAGRQRAGRKAEFWLRDDDAVDPTPALDRLLDLTGEFAVPVTLAVIPALTDEKLVARLDEAPHATVAIHGWVHRNHAPEGQKKQELGAHRPREAVLDELAGGLSHVTGLHGARTVPMLVPPWNRIDAGLVSDLGSIGFAALSVYGPPKQASLAVINSNVDIMDWPGTRGCRDHGLLVQAIIAHLQHAFDDEPVGLLTHHLVHDESAWLFLERLFAVTARTEACAWLPIRTLIARSAGRRK, encoded by the coding sequence ATGACATCGTCCGATCGGATCTGGCAGCCCTTGGTGGAAGAACTGGCGGGCCGGCAACGGGCGGGTCGTAAGGCAGAGTTCTGGCTGCGCGACGATGATGCCGTGGATCCGACGCCTGCGCTTGATCGGCTGCTCGACCTCACCGGTGAATTCGCGGTTCCGGTCACTCTGGCCGTCATTCCGGCCCTCACTGATGAGAAGCTTGTCGCCCGGCTTGACGAGGCGCCGCATGCCACGGTCGCCATCCATGGATGGGTGCATCGAAATCATGCGCCCGAGGGTCAGAAAAAGCAGGAACTCGGCGCCCATCGGCCACGCGAGGCGGTGCTCGATGAACTGGCTGGCGGGCTGTCGCACGTAACCGGCCTGCACGGCGCGCGCACCGTTCCGATGCTGGTGCCCCCCTGGAACAGGATCGACGCCGGCCTGGTATCCGACCTTGGATCGATAGGATTTGCGGCATTGTCGGTCTATGGGCCGCCGAAGCAGGCTTCGCTGGCGGTCATCAACAGCAATGTCGACATCATGGATTGGCCTGGCACGCGCGGCTGCCGCGATCACGGCCTATTGGTCCAGGCAATCATCGCGCACTTGCAGCATGCATTCGACGACGAACCGGTCGGCCTGCTCACTCACCATCTCGTACATGATGAATCGGCATGGCTTTTCCTCGAACGGCTGTTCGCGGTCACCGCACGGACTGAAGCCTGCGCATGGCTTCCGATCAGGACATTGATCGCGCGCAGCGCCGGTAGAAGAAAATAG
- a CDS encoding nucleotide sugar dehydrogenase, with the protein MDASRSAYDRLLNRISTHAARVGVIGLGYVGLPLAIAVARAGFPVFGFDIEAQKVESLNNGQSYVEAVTSTALAGHVASGRFRATADFAELSVCDIIIICVPTPLTKNREPDLSFVRNTTGVIAKHLRLGHLIVLESTTYPGTTDDVIKPILEETGLQSKIDFFLGFSPEREDPGNRNFEVATIPKVVAGDGIEAATLVQAFYQGVVKTVVPVSSTATAEAVKLTENIFRSVNIALVNELKVVLGAMGIDIWEVIEAAKSKPFGYMPFYPGPGLGGHCVPIDPFYLTWKAREYELPTRFIELAAEINTAMPRHVVDELAKALDRRCGKALSRSRILIIGLAYKKNVPDIRESPSLRLIELIEEWGGRAEFHDPHVPEIPTTREHMAIKGRRSVELTEAALKDFDAVVVATDHDAIDYQTIADHALLIVDTRNVFGRLGLLRETVVKA; encoded by the coding sequence TTGGACGCTTCACGATCGGCATATGACCGTCTGCTGAACCGTATCTCGACGCACGCCGCGCGAGTCGGCGTGATCGGATTGGGCTATGTCGGGTTGCCGCTGGCAATCGCGGTCGCACGCGCCGGCTTCCCGGTTTTCGGCTTCGATATCGAAGCCCAGAAGGTTGAGAGCCTGAACAACGGCCAATCCTACGTTGAGGCGGTGACGTCGACAGCCCTTGCCGGCCACGTGGCGAGTGGACGGTTCCGCGCCACGGCGGATTTTGCCGAACTGTCCGTCTGCGATATCATCATCATCTGCGTTCCGACGCCGCTGACGAAAAACCGTGAGCCGGACCTCTCCTTTGTCAGGAACACGACTGGCGTCATCGCAAAGCATCTGCGTCTCGGCCACCTCATCGTGCTGGAATCTACCACCTATCCCGGCACCACCGACGACGTGATCAAGCCCATACTGGAAGAAACCGGTTTGCAGTCGAAGATAGACTTCTTCCTCGGCTTCTCGCCCGAACGCGAGGATCCCGGCAACCGCAACTTTGAAGTCGCGACGATCCCCAAGGTCGTGGCAGGTGACGGCATCGAAGCTGCGACGCTCGTGCAGGCTTTCTACCAAGGCGTGGTCAAAACCGTCGTTCCGGTTTCCAGCACGGCGACCGCCGAGGCAGTCAAGCTGACGGAAAACATCTTCCGTTCGGTCAACATAGCCCTCGTCAACGAATTGAAGGTCGTGCTCGGGGCGATGGGCATCGACATCTGGGAGGTGATCGAGGCGGCCAAGAGCAAGCCCTTCGGCTACATGCCTTTCTATCCTGGCCCCGGATTGGGCGGGCACTGCGTTCCGATCGATCCCTTCTACCTGACGTGGAAGGCGCGCGAATACGAACTGCCGACCCGCTTCATCGAGCTGGCGGCAGAGATCAACACTGCTATGCCGCGTCATGTGGTCGATGAACTGGCGAAAGCGCTGGACCGGCGCTGCGGCAAGGCGCTCAGCCGCTCGCGCATTCTCATCATCGGGCTCGCCTACAAGAAGAATGTGCCCGACATCCGCGAAAGCCCCTCATTGCGGCTCATTGAACTCATCGAGGAATGGGGCGGCAGGGCGGAATTCCACGATCCGCATGTTCCCGAGATCCCGACCACAAGAGAGCATATGGCGATCAAGGGGCGCCGCTCGGTCGAATTGACCGAGGCGGCCTTGAAGGATTTCGATGCCGTCGTCGTTGCAACCGACCATGACGCGATCGACTATCAGACAATCGCTGATCACGCCCTTCTGATCGTCGACACACGCAATGTTTTTGGCCGTCTCGGGCTGCTCCGAGAGACGGTGGTGAAGGCCTGA
- a CDS encoding ABC transporter transmembrane domain-containing protein, whose amino-acid sequence MEPSLARYIWMHTKKQQVWILLIVVLSMIPYFMSFNLPKLIVNGPIQGRGFEQPGATLPFMRLHYNLPFIGEVLFFSGFQLGRKATLLALSIVFLLLVVINGLFKLYINTYKGRLGERMLRRIRFDLVDRVLRFPPIYFKRVKSAEVATMVKDEVEPLGGFIGDAFLQPVLLGGQALTAMLFIMVQNVWLGMIAVVIVVIQIVLIPRMRRRLLVLGRQRQLTARALSGRVGEIVDGIGAVHVHDTSNYERADIAARLGLIFKIRFDLYQWKFMVKFLNNFLAQLTPFLFYMIGGYLVIGGRLDVGQLVAVIGAYKDLPGPMKELIDWDQDRQDVQVKYQQVVEQFTVDDIIAPGIGALTIDDPGPMTNPLSAVGLSMADDGGSMLLNRISMQVKPAETVALVSTPTGGAEALAEAFARLNWPDSGRVTSGTDDLLELPEAVTGRRMSYASSDVFLFQASLRDNLLYGLKHAPLTQVTYDGAAADQHRWNIDEARRSGNPDLDIHSDWINYASAGATGPHDLFEAVRRVLDAVLLSRDILDLGLRSSADLTRHTKLAGRIVELRAALRTRLEQEGLRELVVPFEPGAYNTEATIGQNLLFGAAAGPELADKALAANPYFASVLKQAGLDRTLYEMGMEIAEQAIELFADLPPDHQFLQQLAFMSAEEIPTYETLLQRLKNRPYEAVSEADRAMIITLSFAYIEPRHRFGLLTGELMSKIVAARNQFYENLPSELQNAIERYDPAKYIAAATVMDNVLFGRVGNNHPDAPDRIRSIVYEILDELGLYAELLDVGLDFNVGAGGRRLTAGQRQKLDVARALLKRPDFLILNRPLSALDQRIQDKVLRNVLEEARRDSHSPAIVWVVTSPAMAIGFDRVIVFDSGQLVEDGTHETLLAGNGIFKELLS is encoded by the coding sequence ATGGAACCCAGCCTAGCCCGCTATATCTGGATGCACACCAAGAAGCAGCAGGTCTGGATATTGCTGATCGTCGTGCTCTCGATGATCCCGTATTTCATGTCCTTCAACTTGCCGAAGCTCATCGTCAACGGCCCGATCCAAGGCCGCGGCTTCGAGCAACCCGGCGCGACCCTGCCTTTCATGAGGTTGCACTATAACCTGCCGTTTATTGGCGAGGTCCTGTTCTTCTCCGGTTTTCAGCTCGGCCGCAAGGCGACGCTGCTTGCCCTGAGCATCGTGTTCCTCTTGCTGGTCGTCATCAACGGCCTGTTCAAACTCTACATCAACACCTACAAGGGCCGTCTCGGCGAACGCATGCTGCGGCGTATCCGCTTCGATCTGGTCGATCGTGTGCTGCGGTTTCCGCCGATTTACTTCAAGCGGGTGAAATCCGCCGAAGTGGCGACCATGGTGAAGGACGAGGTCGAGCCCTTGGGCGGCTTCATCGGCGATGCCTTCCTGCAGCCGGTGCTGCTCGGCGGCCAGGCGCTGACGGCCATGCTGTTCATCATGGTCCAGAACGTCTGGCTCGGAATGATAGCGGTCGTGATCGTGGTGATCCAGATCGTGCTCATCCCGCGAATGCGGCGGCGGCTACTCGTGCTCGGGCGCCAACGACAATTGACGGCGCGCGCGCTTTCGGGCCGGGTTGGCGAAATCGTCGACGGCATCGGCGCGGTTCACGTCCACGATACGTCAAACTACGAGCGCGCCGACATAGCTGCCCGGCTCGGGCTCATCTTCAAGATCCGCTTCGATCTTTACCAATGGAAATTCATGGTAAAGTTCCTCAACAATTTTCTCGCGCAGCTCACGCCCTTTCTGTTCTACATGATCGGCGGGTATCTGGTCATCGGGGGCCGGCTGGACGTCGGCCAACTCGTGGCCGTGATCGGCGCCTACAAGGACTTGCCCGGACCGATGAAGGAACTGATCGACTGGGATCAGGATCGGCAGGATGTCCAGGTCAAATATCAACAGGTCGTTGAACAGTTTACCGTCGATGACATCATTGCGCCGGGAATCGGAGCACTGACGATCGACGATCCCGGTCCGATGACAAACCCGCTGTCGGCGGTCGGTCTGTCCATGGCAGACGATGGCGGTTCAATGCTCCTCAACCGTATCTCCATGCAGGTCAAGCCGGCTGAGACGGTGGCGCTGGTAAGCACCCCAACAGGTGGAGCGGAGGCGCTAGCAGAAGCCTTCGCGCGGCTGAACTGGCCGGACAGTGGAAGGGTCACTTCGGGCACCGACGACCTGCTTGAACTCCCGGAAGCGGTGACCGGCCGGCGCATGTCCTATGCCTCGTCGGATGTTTTCCTGTTCCAGGCAAGCCTCCGCGATAACCTGCTCTACGGGTTGAAACATGCGCCGCTGACACAGGTGACTTATGACGGTGCCGCGGCAGACCAGCACCGCTGGAACATTGACGAGGCGCGTCGGTCGGGCAATCCGGATCTCGACATCCACAGCGACTGGATCAACTATGCTTCCGCCGGGGCTACCGGACCGCACGACCTCTTTGAAGCCGTGCGCCGGGTGCTCGACGCGGTTCTTCTGTCGCGCGACATTCTGGATCTTGGCTTGCGCTCTTCGGCCGACCTCACGCGTCACACGAAGCTTGCCGGGCGGATCGTCGAACTGCGTGCAGCGCTGCGAACCCGGCTAGAACAGGAAGGGCTGCGCGAACTGGTGGTTCCTTTCGAGCCGGGCGCTTACAACACGGAAGCGACGATCGGCCAGAACCTGCTTTTCGGCGCGGCCGCCGGCCCCGAACTGGCCGACAAGGCTCTGGCGGCCAATCCCTATTTTGCTTCCGTGCTGAAGCAAGCCGGCCTCGACCGCACGCTCTACGAAATGGGCATGGAGATCGCCGAACAGGCGATCGAGCTGTTTGCCGACCTGCCGCCCGATCACCAATTCCTTCAGCAGCTCGCCTTCATGAGCGCCGAAGAGATCCCCACCTACGAGACCTTGCTGCAGCGGCTCAAGAACCGTCCCTACGAGGCGGTTTCGGAGGCCGACCGCGCCATGATTATCACCTTGAGCTTTGCCTATATCGAGCCCCGGCACCGCTTCGGCCTGCTGACCGGCGAGCTGATGAGCAAGATCGTCGCCGCACGCAACCAGTTCTATGAAAACCTGCCGTCCGAGCTGCAAAACGCGATCGAACGGTATGATCCTGCCAAATACATTGCCGCGGCGACCGTCATGGACAATGTCCTGTTCGGGCGTGTAGGTAACAACCATCCCGACGCGCCGGACCGCATACGCTCCATCGTCTATGAAATTCTTGACGAGCTGGGGCTTTATGCCGAGCTTCTGGATGTCGGCCTGGATTTCAACGTCGGCGCCGGCGGCAGGCGGCTGACCGCTGGGCAGCGACAGAAGCTCGATGTTGCCCGGGCCCTGCTCAAACGTCCCGATTTTCTCATTCTCAACCGGCCGCTGTCGGCGCTCGATCAGCGCATTCAGGACAAGGTGCTGCGAAACGTGCTCGAGGAGGCCAGACGCGACAGCCATTCGCCGGCAATTGTGTGGGTCGTGACGAGTCCGGCAATGGCGATAGGGTTCGATCGCGTTATCGTCTTTGACTCGGGTCAATTGGTGGAAGACGGTACACACGAGACACTTTTGGCAGGGAACGGTATTTTCAAGGAACTTCTGTCATAG
- a CDS encoding DUF3095 domain-containing protein yields METAAASDPFVASLPVFAKFESVADIDNYRPLPDGWALATADIVGSTKAIETGRYKTVNMAGASVISALLNALGRQDLPFVFGGDGALVAFPGSAVETTRNALAAVQRWVADELDLTLRAAIVPIKDIRAQGLDVRVARFQASDAVFYAMFAGGGGSWAEAEMKAGRYRVDPAPAGARPDLTGLSCRWNPIETRHGEIVSIIAIPGASRDLRGFQFLASDIIALAGRQERDGHPVPVNGPDYSLLPAGLDIEARATAPAGRRWLSKLWIVFLMTLTAVTDRYGWTIGSFDPKIYKRDVASNSDFRKFDDGLKMTIDVDADVLQRIENRLKQAEEAGICNYGLHRQKSALMTCLVASPLQRDHVHFIDGAAGGYAMAAASLKAKLPV; encoded by the coding sequence ATGGAAACAGCTGCCGCGTCGGACCCGTTTGTCGCTTCTCTGCCGGTCTTCGCAAAGTTCGAAAGCGTTGCCGATATCGACAACTATCGGCCTCTCCCCGATGGCTGGGCGCTGGCCACCGCCGACATCGTCGGCTCGACAAAGGCGATCGAGACTGGACGCTATAAAACAGTCAATATGGCTGGCGCCAGTGTCATTTCGGCCCTGCTCAATGCGCTGGGTCGGCAAGATCTTCCCTTTGTCTTCGGCGGCGACGGCGCGCTCGTCGCATTTCCCGGCTCGGCGGTGGAGACCACCCGCAACGCGCTGGCGGCTGTCCAGAGATGGGTGGCGGACGAACTGGACCTAACCCTGCGTGCCGCAATCGTGCCTATAAAGGATATTCGAGCGCAAGGCCTCGACGTTCGCGTGGCAAGGTTCCAAGCATCCGATGCGGTCTTCTATGCCATGTTCGCCGGCGGTGGCGGCAGTTGGGCGGAAGCCGAGATGAAAGCGGGGCGCTACCGCGTCGATCCTGCGCCGGCCGGCGCACGGCCGGATCTGACCGGCCTCTCCTGCCGCTGGAACCCGATCGAAACCCGGCATGGCGAAATCGTCTCGATCATAGCCATACCGGGGGCGTCGCGCGACCTGCGCGGTTTTCAGTTTCTGGCATCCGACATCATCGCCCTTGCCGGCAGGCAGGAACGCGATGGCCACCCTGTGCCGGTGAACGGGCCGGATTACAGCTTGCTGCCCGCCGGCCTCGATATTGAGGCGCGGGCCACGGCGCCGGCAGGACGGCGGTGGCTGTCGAAGCTGTGGATAGTGTTCCTGATGACGCTTACGGCCGTCACCGACAGATATGGCTGGACGATCGGCAGTTTCGATCCGAAGATCTACAAACGCGACGTGGCCAGCAATTCGGATTTCCGGAAATTCGACGACGGCTTGAAGATGACCATCGACGTTGACGCTGATGTGTTGCAACGGATCGAGAACCGGCTGAAACAGGCGGAAGAGGCGGGCATCTGCAACTATGGCCTGCACCGCCAGAAATCGGCCTTGATGACATGCCTGGTCGCCTCGCCGCTGCAGCGCGATCACGTTCATTTCATAGATGGTGCCGCCGGCGGCTATGCGATGGCTGCCGCAAGTTTGAAGGCAAAGTTGCCGGTCTGA
- a CDS encoding MBL fold metallo-hydrolase: MDDDFFLVRFWGVRGSIAVSGPEFARYGGNTSSIEMRCGKHTLLFDAGSGLRAAGRAFQAADVTDFDLLFTHCHYDHIIGLPAFAPIFDPSVKLTVWSGHLAGRMTTRQMIDEFIRPPWFPVKMDVCKAKLDCRDFVSGDVLRPREGVVVRTDSLTHPGGCIGYRVEWGGRVVAVITDTEHETGKLDQSVLGLIDDADLVVYDCTYTEKEMERRRGNGHSTWQQGVKLCEAAGARGLALFHHDPARTDEQLDEMEKLAKDRFAGAFAARDGQTLKFPVSSHKKR; encoded by the coding sequence ATGGACGACGATTTTTTCCTGGTCAGATTTTGGGGCGTGCGCGGCAGCATCGCGGTATCCGGGCCAGAATTCGCTCGCTATGGCGGCAACACAAGCTCCATTGAGATGCGATGCGGCAAGCATACGCTTCTGTTCGACGCGGGCTCTGGCCTGCGGGCTGCCGGCAGGGCGTTTCAGGCGGCGGACGTGACCGATTTCGACCTGCTTTTCACCCATTGCCATTACGATCACATCATCGGGCTGCCGGCTTTTGCGCCGATCTTTGACCCGAGTGTCAAGCTTACCGTTTGGTCCGGGCATCTTGCAGGACGCATGACGACCCGGCAGATGATCGATGAGTTCATACGTCCGCCGTGGTTTCCGGTGAAAATGGACGTCTGCAAGGCAAAGCTCGACTGCCGCGATTTCGTGTCCGGAGACGTGCTTCGGCCGCGCGAAGGGGTGGTGGTTCGGACCGACAGCCTTACCCATCCGGGCGGCTGCATAGGCTACCGAGTCGAATGGGGCGGCCGCGTCGTGGCGGTGATCACGGACACCGAGCACGAGACGGGCAAGCTCGATCAGTCGGTGCTCGGCCTGATCGACGATGCCGACCTCGTCGTTTACGATTGCACCTATACCGAGAAGGAAATGGAACGCCGCCGCGGTAACGGCCACTCGACATGGCAACAGGGCGTCAAGCTCTGTGAGGCGGCCGGTGCGCGGGGGCTCGCGCTGTTTCACCACGATCCAGCACGCACCGACGAGCAACTGGACGAGATGGAGAAACTGGCCAAGGACAGGTTTGCCGGCGCGTTTGCCGCGCGGGATGGCCAGACGCTCAAATTTCCAGTCTCATCGCATAAAAAGCGCTGA
- a CDS encoding glycosyltransferase family 4 protein has translation MRIAFYAPLKSPNHSVASGDRQMARTLVKALEHGGHSVELASELRFYLREPEPKSFDALKIEAREEAARLTRLWDRDGKPDLWFCYHPYYKAPDLIGPELASTFAVPYVTAEASYSRRRNAGLWADTQALVVRAVEQAALNICFTQRDRRGLADAIPGVAVDMLSPFIDTSVFQEMPARGCPTRLVAVAMMRPGDKVESYRMLAQALGLIGHLPWTMSVVGDGPARDEVKAQFAGFAADRIEWLGAIEPAAVPDILYGGGIYVWPGYGEAYGVAYLEAQAAGLPVVAQHIAGVPEVVRDGQTGFLTPPRDVAAFASAIERLLARNDERTTMAAEARRFILEERSLGVAAAHLAELLPKVPVS, from the coding sequence ATGCGAATTGCCTTCTACGCACCGCTGAAGTCGCCCAATCATTCCGTTGCCTCCGGCGACCGCCAGATGGCACGCACGCTGGTCAAGGCGCTGGAGCATGGAGGACACAGCGTCGAACTGGCATCCGAATTGCGCTTCTATCTACGCGAACCGGAGCCGAAAAGTTTCGATGCGCTCAAGATAGAGGCCCGAGAGGAAGCCGCGCGACTGACCAGACTTTGGGATCGTGACGGCAAGCCCGATCTATGGTTCTGCTATCATCCCTATTACAAAGCGCCCGACCTGATCGGGCCCGAGCTGGCGTCGACCTTTGCTGTCCCATATGTGACGGCGGAAGCCTCCTATTCGAGGCGGCGCAATGCCGGTTTGTGGGCCGATACGCAAGCGTTGGTGGTGCGCGCCGTCGAACAGGCGGCACTGAACATCTGCTTCACGCAAAGGGATCGTCGGGGACTGGCAGATGCGATACCCGGGGTCGCTGTTGATATGCTGTCGCCCTTTATCGACACATCGGTATTCCAGGAGATGCCGGCACGAGGTTGTCCAACGCGCCTCGTTGCCGTTGCCATGATGCGCCCGGGCGACAAAGTCGAAAGCTATCGCATGCTGGCACAAGCGCTCGGTCTGATCGGCCACCTGCCCTGGACCATGTCGGTCGTCGGCGACGGGCCTGCCCGTGACGAGGTCAAGGCGCAATTCGCCGGCTTTGCCGCCGACCGTATCGAATGGCTTGGCGCGATTGAGCCAGCCGCAGTGCCGGATATCCTTTATGGCGGAGGAATTTACGTCTGGCCGGGTTACGGCGAGGCCTATGGCGTTGCCTATCTTGAAGCACAGGCCGCCGGCCTTCCGGTGGTGGCTCAGCACATCGCCGGCGTGCCGGAAGTCGTGCGAGATGGCCAGACCGGGTTTCTCACCCCGCCGCGCGATGTGGCGGCGTTCGCTTCTGCCATTGAAAGGCTTCTGGCCCGTAACGATGAAAGAACCACCATGGCTGCAGAGGCCAGACGTTTCATCCTTGAAGAACGTTCCCTCGGCGTTGCAGCGGCGCATCTGGCCGAACTTCTTCCGAAGGTCCCGGTTTCATGA
- a CDS encoding cyclic nucleotide-binding domain-containing protein, whose product MLLKDEVGMLQRVPLFSGIEPAKLKLLAFTSDRVNYGAGQILFRQGDEADAAYVILSGRADILVDSDSGPIKVAELLPNSIVGEIAILCNSSRTATVRAASDLEALRIRKDHFLRLMKEFPEMTIEILRVLADRLSHTTADLIDARTA is encoded by the coding sequence ATGCTGCTCAAGGATGAAGTTGGAATGCTGCAACGCGTTCCCTTGTTCTCTGGCATTGAGCCGGCAAAGCTCAAGCTGCTCGCGTTCACATCCGATCGCGTGAACTACGGCGCCGGCCAGATTCTTTTCCGGCAGGGCGACGAGGCAGACGCCGCCTATGTCATCCTTTCAGGCAGGGCGGATATTCTGGTCGATTCCGACAGCGGGCCGATAAAAGTTGCCGAACTGCTGCCAAATTCGATCGTCGGCGAGATCGCCATATTGTGCAACAGCTCCCGCACTGCCACCGTCAGAGCGGCAAGTGATCTGGAGGCTTTGAGAATCCGCAAGGATCATTTCCTGAGGCTTATGAAGGAATTCCCGGAAATGACGATCGAGATATTGCGGGTTCTTGCCGATCGGCTGAGCCATACGACCGCGGATCTGATCGACGCACGAACCGCCTAG